In Kushneria marisflavi, the following are encoded in one genomic region:
- a CDS encoding haloacid dehalogenase type II, with protein sequence MSDIMRPKYITFDCYGTLTNFQMGTMTREIFADRIPESDRMDAFVTSFGAYRFDEVLGPWKPYSEVLCTALERTCKRWGVEYRDNEGLQYFEAVPTWGPHPDVIEGLSKIADRIPLVIYSNADDSQIMDNVKKLEVPFHKVFTADTFKVYKPRLEAFEAMIDTLGCRPDELLHVSSSFRYDLMSAHFMGIKNKAFVARNHEGFCQGYGATEIADIRGLPALVGL encoded by the coding sequence ATGAGCGACATCATGCGCCCGAAGTACATCACCTTTGACTGCTACGGCACGCTGACCAATTTCCAGATGGGCACCATGACCCGGGAGATCTTCGCCGATCGCATTCCCGAGTCCGATCGCATGGACGCCTTTGTCACCTCCTTCGGCGCCTATCGCTTTGACGAGGTTCTCGGTCCCTGGAAGCCCTACTCGGAGGTGCTGTGTACGGCGCTTGAGCGCACCTGCAAGCGCTGGGGTGTGGAGTATCGCGACAATGAAGGCCTGCAGTACTTTGAAGCGGTGCCGACCTGGGGGCCGCACCCGGACGTGATCGAGGGGCTATCAAAAATTGCGGACAGGATTCCGCTGGTGATCTACTCCAACGCCGATGACAGCCAGATCATGGACAACGTCAAGAAGCTGGAAGTGCCGTTTCACAAGGTCTTCACGGCGGATACCTTCAAGGTCTACAAGCCGCGTCTGGAAGCCTTTGAGGCGATGATTGATACTCTGGGCTGTCGTCCCGATGAGCTGTTGCATGTCTCCTCGAGCTTTCGCTACGACCTGATGTCGGCACACTTCATGGGCATCAAGAACAAGGCGTTTGTGGCGCGCAACCATGAAGGCTTCTGTCAGGGCTACGGCGCGACCGAAATTGCCGATATCCGTGGTCTGCCGGCGCTGGTCGGTCTCTGA
- a CDS encoding ABC transporter ATP-binding protein produces the protein MLGESLTVRDLNICATPPGGEERTIVSDINFALAPGEVLALIGESGSGKTTIALAMLGYARSGCRIAGGSVVLGETDVLSLDPIETRALRGHRVSYIAQSAAAAFNPSRTLMDQVIEGALIHDVMSRQDARQKAVSLFHDLALPDPEHIGDRYPHQVSGGQLQRVMAAMALITDPALVILDEPTTALDVTTQIEVLRAFKQVMRERGTTAIYVSHDLAVVAQMADQVLVLQNGETQEQNTTAAILERPAHDYTRSLLAAARPHEHLSPAEGRHGGELLDIHDLQVGYGSRDAQGRPENVVLEHINLHLISGQALGVIGESGSGKSTLARAVAGLVAPSHGAVQFDRRELSTTLRGRTPDQFRRIQMVFQSADNALNPAHSVQRLLNRPLETYFNLDRRARRARVEELMDLVKLPRTLLDRKPGELSGGQKQRVNLARALAAKPDLILCDEVTSALDTVVGAAILELLVELRRELGVAYLFISHDISTVRSLCDDVMVLYQGQCVESGPCQQVLNTPQHDYTRRLIGSVPELRQGWLESRPPRSETTVTMA, from the coding sequence ATGCTGGGAGAATCACTCACCGTACGCGATCTCAACATCTGCGCGACTCCGCCGGGCGGCGAGGAACGTACCATTGTCAGCGACATCAACTTTGCTCTGGCGCCGGGAGAAGTGCTGGCGCTGATCGGCGAATCGGGCTCGGGCAAGACCACGATTGCGCTGGCCATGCTGGGCTATGCCCGCAGCGGCTGTCGTATTGCCGGTGGCAGCGTGGTGCTGGGCGAGACCGATGTTCTGTCACTTGATCCCATCGAGACCCGAGCCCTGCGTGGCCACCGGGTCTCCTACATCGCCCAGAGCGCGGCGGCGGCCTTCAATCCGTCGCGTACCCTGATGGACCAGGTCATCGAGGGGGCGCTGATTCACGACGTCATGAGCCGTCAGGACGCCCGTCAAAAGGCCGTGTCACTCTTTCATGACCTGGCCCTGCCGGACCCGGAACATATCGGTGATCGCTATCCGCACCAGGTCTCCGGCGGTCAGCTCCAAAGGGTCATGGCGGCGATGGCGCTGATCACAGATCCGGCGCTGGTCATTCTCGATGAGCCGACCACGGCACTGGATGTCACCACCCAGATCGAGGTGCTGCGCGCCTTCAAACAGGTCATGCGAGAGCGCGGCACGACCGCCATCTATGTGTCGCATGACCTGGCCGTGGTCGCACAGATGGCCGATCAGGTGCTGGTGCTGCAAAACGGCGAAACCCAGGAACAAAACACCACCGCCGCCATTCTGGAACGGCCGGCGCATGACTATACCCGCAGCCTTCTGGCCGCGGCACGTCCGCATGAACATCTCTCGCCCGCGGAAGGACGCCATGGGGGTGAACTGCTCGATATCCATGATCTACAGGTCGGGTACGGCTCGCGCGACGCCCAGGGCCGGCCCGAGAACGTGGTGCTTGAGCACATCAACCTGCACCTGATCAGCGGTCAGGCGCTTGGAGTCATCGGCGAATCGGGATCGGGCAAGTCGACGCTGGCCCGCGCCGTGGCCGGACTGGTCGCCCCTTCTCATGGAGCGGTTCAGTTCGACCGCCGCGAGCTCTCCACCACGCTTCGCGGGCGCACGCCCGATCAGTTTCGACGCATTCAGATGGTCTTCCAGAGTGCCGACAACGCGCTCAACCCTGCCCACAGCGTACAGCGCCTGCTCAATCGACCGCTGGAGACCTACTTCAATCTGGATCGTCGCGCTCGCCGTGCGCGCGTCGAGGAACTGATGGATCTGGTGAAGCTGCCGCGCACCCTGCTCGATCGCAAGCCCGGTGAGCTTTCGGGCGGTCAGAAACAGCGCGTCAATCTGGCACGAGCACTTGCGGCCAAACCGGATCTGATCCTGTGTGACGAGGTGACGTCGGCTCTCGACACGGTGGTGGGGGCGGCGATTCTGGAGCTTCTGGTCGAACTGCGCCGCGAGCTGGGCGTGGCCTATCTCTTCATCAGCCATGACATCTCGACCGTACGCTCGCTGTGTGACGACGTGATGGTGCTCTATCAGGGCCAGTGCGTGGAGAGTGGGCCGTGTCAGCAGGTACTGAACACGCCACAGCATGACTATACGCGCCGGTTGATCGGCTCGGTGCCGGAACTGCGTCAGGGCTGGCTGGAAAGCCGTCCGCCGCGCAGCGAGACGACCGTCACGATGGCATGA
- a CDS encoding GNAT family N-acetyltransferase: MSSSSSQCPADTSRELCWHPLHDNDLAQAHGLSQRLGWPHRMEDWATMLKVGHGVAIDSPDGTLIGTGFCLPQNRTATLGLVIIDDAWQGKGLGRVMMTRLMALAEDRTQLLVATVAGAPLYQKLGFTPFSTVHQYQGVVTNAPETPETVEGLRAMTEQDIEAVMALSPDNAVHAEAVRQATQGVVIERDGQLVGLALRRPYGRGEHIGPVMAESPEQARALMATLLSHAQDAFVRLDLVDPQEDSLLTESGLACVDRVVRMRRGPAVDDSVLPRFGLINQAMG; this comes from the coding sequence ATGTCTTCATCCTCATCACAATGCCCGGCCGATACCTCACGGGAACTCTGCTGGCACCCTCTGCATGATAATGATCTGGCCCAGGCGCATGGGCTGTCGCAGCGACTGGGCTGGCCACATCGTATGGAGGACTGGGCCACCATGCTCAAGGTGGGTCACGGCGTCGCCATCGACTCCCCGGACGGAACGCTGATCGGCACCGGCTTTTGCCTGCCGCAAAATCGTACCGCCACGCTTGGGCTGGTGATCATCGATGACGCCTGGCAGGGCAAGGGGCTGGGACGCGTCATGATGACCCGCCTGATGGCATTGGCCGAGGATCGTACCCAATTGCTGGTCGCCACCGTGGCCGGCGCCCCGCTGTATCAAAAGCTGGGGTTCACCCCGTTCAGCACCGTCCATCAGTATCAGGGGGTGGTGACAAACGCTCCGGAGACGCCGGAAACGGTTGAGGGTCTGCGTGCGATGACCGAGCAGGATATTGAGGCCGTCATGGCGCTGTCGCCCGACAACGCCGTCCATGCCGAGGCCGTGCGTCAGGCCACGCAGGGCGTCGTGATCGAACGCGACGGCCAGCTGGTGGGTCTGGCTCTGCGCCGCCCTTACGGACGCGGCGAGCACATCGGCCCGGTCATGGCCGAATCACCGGAGCAGGCCCGAGCACTGATGGCTACGCTGCTGTCCCATGCCCAGGACGCCTTCGTACGACTGGATCTGGTCGATCCGCAGGAGGACAGCCTGTTGACCGAATCGGGGCTTGCCTGTGTGGATCGCGTCGTGCGCATGCGTCGCGGCCCGGCGGTGGATGACAGCGTCCTGCCCCGCTTTGGTCTGATCAATCAGGCGATGGGGTAA
- a CDS encoding NAD(P)/FAD-dependent oxidoreductase produces the protein MFVNVDPVHDSAEFPEQVDVVVIGGGILGTCAAHELAGRGVSVALLEKGLIGCEQSSRNWGWVRQQNRDLYELPLAMHSLSRWDALSGEVGSDVGFRRSGIVYTTDNQASLDKWETWGNKARELGFTCHMMTASEAHERAPGTTSRWLGGVWSPTDGRAEPAMACPAIARGAQARGAYVHQNCAVRGLDLTGGRVSGVWTERGLIRTSSVICAGGAWSSRFCRRHGIELPSANIMGTTIQTTPAPEVTPGCLTTPKIALRRRLDGSYTLAMPGLGRLEVSPQSMRYAIKFYGAYRSKLAKKLQIRIGRSFFRGPEAAGRWEFDQVSPFEEQRILDPMPDMALARATLAGLHAEYPSLKNVHLARAWAGMIDTTPDLVPVISPVDAIPGFTVAAGCSGHGFGIGPAAGQLAADLATSATPRVDSAPYHLDRFARGSRIRQPEMM, from the coding sequence ATGTTTGTCAATGTAGATCCTGTCCACGATAGCGCCGAATTTCCCGAGCAGGTCGATGTGGTCGTGATCGGTGGCGGCATTCTGGGCACCTGTGCCGCTCATGAGCTGGCCGGTCGCGGCGTGTCGGTGGCGCTGCTGGAAAAGGGGCTGATCGGCTGTGAGCAGTCCAGTCGCAACTGGGGCTGGGTGCGCCAGCAAAACCGTGATCTGTATGAGCTGCCGCTGGCCATGCACAGCCTGAGCCGGTGGGACGCCCTGTCCGGTGAGGTCGGCAGTGACGTGGGCTTTCGCCGTAGCGGCATCGTCTATACCACTGACAATCAGGCGAGCCTGGACAAGTGGGAGACATGGGGCAACAAGGCGCGCGAGCTGGGCTTTACCTGCCACATGATGACGGCCAGTGAGGCCCATGAGCGAGCTCCGGGCACCACCTCTCGCTGGCTGGGCGGCGTCTGGTCGCCGACCGACGGTCGCGCCGAACCCGCCATGGCCTGTCCGGCGATCGCCCGGGGGGCACAGGCAAGAGGGGCTTATGTACATCAGAACTGCGCCGTGCGCGGGCTGGACCTTACTGGCGGGCGTGTGAGTGGCGTGTGGACCGAGCGGGGCCTGATCCGCACATCGAGCGTCATCTGCGCGGGCGGCGCCTGGAGTTCGCGCTTTTGTCGGCGTCATGGCATAGAGCTGCCCTCGGCCAACATCATGGGCACCACGATTCAGACCACGCCAGCGCCCGAGGTCACCCCGGGCTGTCTGACCACGCCGAAAATTGCCCTGCGGCGTCGGCTGGATGGCAGCTACACGCTGGCCATGCCGGGGCTGGGCCGGCTTGAGGTCAGCCCGCAGAGCATGCGCTACGCGATCAAATTCTACGGGGCCTATCGCAGCAAGCTGGCCAAGAAGCTGCAGATCCGCATCGGTCGCTCCTTCTTTCGCGGGCCGGAAGCCGCCGGGCGCTGGGAGTTCGATCAGGTCTCGCCGTTTGAGGAGCAGCGCATTCTGGACCCCATGCCGGACATGGCGCTGGCCCGGGCGACGCTGGCCGGGCTGCATGCCGAATATCCGTCTCTCAAGAACGTGCATCTGGCCAGGGCCTGGGCCGGCATGATCGATACCACGCCGGATCTGGTGCCGGTCATCTCCCCGGTTGATGCGATTCCCGGGTTTACGGTGGCAGCCGGCTGCAGCGGTCATGGTTTCGGTATCGGGCCGGCAGCCGGGCAACTGGCGGCAGATCTTGCCACCAGCGCGACGCCTCGGGTCGACTCGGCCCCCTATCATCTCGACCGTTTTGCCCGGGGCAGTCGCATTCGTCAGCCCGAGATGATGTAG
- a CDS encoding ABC transporter permease — protein sequence MPHRRQTSPAHQASHRRMSHGSRLPIATPARRNKPRLKLTRWIGLTLFGSWVLIAIVGPLLAPYPMGAFVSDEIYGGASAAHWLGTDYMGRDMLSRMLTGARYTVGLAVVAALLSSLVGAGFGMLAVLLPRWLEEGVRRIFDTLISIPSKMMALVMVSAFGTSIPLLIIAAVLSYAPGAFRISHSLATNLATLEYVQVAKTRGEGRFYIAAVEILPNMIQSVLTDMGMRFVFIVLLLSGMSFLGLGVQPPAADLGSLVRENIGGLSQGALAVVAPALAIGTLTIGANLLIDSLSNSRGSQKE from the coding sequence ATGCCACATCGTCGCCAAACCTCGCCGGCGCATCAGGCGTCCCACCGGCGCATGAGCCACGGCAGTCGCCTGCCGATCGCCACGCCCGCCCGGCGCAACAAGCCCCGTTTGAAGCTGACCCGCTGGATCGGCCTGACCCTGTTCGGCTCGTGGGTGCTGATCGCCATTGTCGGCCCCTTGCTCGCCCCCTATCCGATGGGCGCCTTTGTCTCCGATGAAATCTACGGCGGCGCGAGCGCCGCGCACTGGCTGGGTACCGACTATATGGGCCGCGACATGCTCAGCCGCATGCTGACCGGCGCCCGCTATACCGTGGGGCTGGCCGTGGTGGCGGCCCTGCTGTCGAGCCTGGTGGGGGCGGGCTTTGGCATGTTGGCCGTGCTGCTGCCGCGCTGGCTGGAGGAGGGCGTGCGACGCATCTTCGATACCCTGATCTCCATTCCCAGCAAGATGATGGCGCTGGTCATGGTGTCCGCCTTTGGCACCTCCATTCCCTTGCTGATCATCGCGGCGGTGCTGAGCTATGCGCCGGGTGCGTTTCGCATCTCCCATAGCCTTGCGACCAACCTGGCCACACTTGAGTACGTCCAAGTGGCCAAAACCCGCGGGGAAGGGCGCTTCTATATCGCTGCCGTCGAGATTCTGCCCAACATGATCCAGTCGGTACTGACCGATATGGGCATGCGCTTTGTCTTTATCGTGTTGCTGCTCAGCGGCATGAGCTTCCTGGGCCTTGGGGTTCAGCCGCCGGCCGCCGACCTGGGATCGCTGGTGCGTGAAAACATCGGTGGGCTGAGCCAGGGGGCACTGGCCGTTGTGGCGCCGGCGCTGGCCATTGGGACGCTCACCATCGGCGCCAATCTGCTGATTGACAGCCTTTCCAACAGTCGCGGCTCGCAAAAGGAGTGA
- a CDS encoding aldehyde dehydrogenase family protein has product MPSFDPARITIPCAHFLHGRQVRGHAGLAVKRPADGQAYAELPLADAARVDEAVTSARQAFLHADWARRAPRERARILRRWADLIEADIDYLAALEALGSTRPIDQARAWDVPYTAEGIRFFAEFADKHGGEVAATAHDSLGMQIAEPLGVVGAIAPWNFPLSMTCWKVAPALAAGNTVVLKPSEMTPFTAVRLAELAIEAGMPPGVFNVIQGDGATTGDALCRHPDVAKVTFTGSTVTGRHIMAACAETGPKPVTLELGGKSPQVVFGDIPDIERTAATLAGAITGNAGQVCVAGSRLLIERSLLEPMIERLSNHFETLAPGLTWQAGSRFSPIISETQAGRIESVVARALDAGAELIEGGSRFETVLGGCFYRPTILRVDNSDNPAVKEEIFGPVLSVQAFDSEEEALILAEHEVYGLAAGVHTADIGRALRAVRRLSAGTVWVNRYGRSNDYILPTGGYKRSGIGRDLGRAAFEANLHHKSVLIDLNT; this is encoded by the coding sequence ATGCCAAGCTTTGATCCTGCCCGTATCACGATTCCCTGCGCTCATTTTCTGCACGGCCGTCAGGTGCGAGGCCATGCGGGGTTGGCCGTCAAGCGCCCGGCCGATGGGCAGGCCTATGCCGAACTGCCGCTGGCGGATGCCGCCCGGGTCGATGAGGCCGTGACCAGTGCGCGACAGGCCTTCCTTCACGCAGACTGGGCGCGCCGTGCCCCGCGCGAGCGTGCGCGCATCCTGCGTCGCTGGGCGGATCTGATCGAGGCCGACATCGACTATCTGGCCGCGCTCGAGGCGCTGGGGTCGACCCGGCCAATCGACCAGGCGCGTGCCTGGGATGTGCCCTATACCGCTGAAGGCATCCGGTTTTTTGCCGAGTTTGCCGACAAGCACGGCGGCGAGGTGGCCGCGACCGCTCACGACAGTCTGGGCATGCAGATTGCCGAACCACTCGGTGTGGTAGGGGCCATCGCGCCCTGGAACTTTCCACTCAGCATGACCTGCTGGAAGGTGGCGCCTGCGCTGGCGGCCGGCAATACCGTGGTGCTCAAACCCTCCGAGATGACGCCCTTTACGGCGGTGCGACTGGCCGAGCTTGCCATCGAGGCCGGCATGCCGCCGGGCGTGTTCAACGTGATTCAGGGCGATGGTGCCACCACCGGTGATGCCCTGTGTCGTCATCCGGATGTGGCCAAGGTCACCTTTACCGGCTCCACCGTGACCGGACGCCATATCATGGCGGCCTGCGCCGAGACCGGCCCCAAGCCGGTAACGCTGGAGCTGGGTGGCAAGAGCCCACAGGTGGTGTTTGGCGACATTCCCGATATCGAACGCACTGCAGCAACGCTTGCCGGTGCGATCACCGGCAATGCCGGTCAGGTCTGCGTGGCGGGCTCGCGCCTTCTGATCGAGCGCTCGCTGCTCGAGCCCATGATCGAACGCTTGAGCAACCATTTCGAGACGCTGGCGCCGGGGCTGACCTGGCAGGCGGGCTCACGCTTTTCGCCCATCATCTCCGAGACTCAGGCCGGGCGCATCGAGTCGGTTGTGGCGCGTGCGCTTGATGCCGGTGCCGAGCTGATCGAAGGCGGTTCGCGCTTTGAAACGGTACTGGGGGGCTGCTTCTATCGCCCCACGATCCTCAGGGTGGATAACAGTGATAATCCGGCAGTGAAAGAAGAGATCTTCGGCCCGGTGCTGAGCGTGCAGGCGTTCGACAGCGAGGAGGAGGCGCTCATCCTGGCCGAGCACGAGGTATATGGACTGGCCGCCGGGGTACACACGGCCGACATCGGTCGAGCACTACGTGCGGTACGCCGGCTCAGTGCCGGCACCGTATGGGTCAACCGCTATGGACGCAGCAATGACTATATCCTGCCGACCGGCGGCTACAAGCGCTCCGGCATCGGCCGCGATCTGGGCCGGGCGGCCTTTGAGGCCAATCTGCATCACAAGAGCGTGCTGATCGACCTGAACACCTGA
- a CDS encoding NAD(P)/FAD-dependent oxidoreductase — protein MKFESYWLDTAPPFTGAMPHPPEGHYDVAVIGGGLTGLSAARTLARGGARVALLEAGRVIGEASGRNGGQCNTGVAQDYAGMVEQLGRDQAIRHYRNYSEAVTSVEQVIEEEGIDCDYLRRGKLKLAAKPEHYDKLARTCEAIRRDVDPDVVLLSKEEARREVDSPIFHGGLWQKNGGQMHMGRFGTGLAEAAVRHGAHLFEFTPMIGVERDGEHYRLTTPHGEFQATNVLLATGASQVGPLNWFRRRMAPVGSFIVVTEPLSPDQCAQLIPQRRACVTSRIIGHYFRLTPDDRLLFGGRARFAMSGGKSDAKSGEILRRGLSETFPQLGATPLSYCWGGLVDMSRDRLPHAGRHDGMYYVMGFSGHGVQMSVHMGRLLAEMMLGQRKEYPWQGDDWPAIPGHFGKPWFLPLVGGWYRLQDRLH, from the coding sequence ATGAAGTTCGAGTCCTACTGGCTTGATACGGCACCGCCCTTTACCGGGGCGATGCCTCACCCCCCTGAGGGCCACTATGACGTGGCCGTGATTGGTGGCGGTCTGACCGGGCTTTCGGCGGCGCGTACCCTGGCTCGCGGTGGTGCCCGCGTGGCGCTGCTGGAGGCCGGGCGCGTGATCGGGGAGGCGTCCGGGCGCAACGGCGGGCAGTGCAATACGGGAGTAGCCCAGGATTACGCCGGCATGGTCGAGCAGCTCGGCCGTGACCAGGCGATACGTCACTACCGCAACTACAGCGAGGCGGTCACCTCGGTCGAGCAGGTGATCGAGGAGGAGGGCATCGATTGCGATTACCTCCGGCGAGGCAAGCTCAAGCTCGCGGCCAAGCCCGAACACTACGACAAGCTGGCGCGCACCTGCGAGGCGATTCGCCGCGATGTCGATCCTGACGTGGTGCTGCTCTCGAAGGAGGAGGCGCGCCGCGAGGTCGATTCCCCGATCTTTCATGGTGGCCTGTGGCAGAAAAACGGTGGCCAGATGCATATGGGGCGCTTCGGGACGGGGCTTGCAGAAGCCGCCGTGCGTCACGGCGCCCATCTGTTTGAATTCACCCCCATGATTGGTGTCGAGCGTGACGGTGAGCATTATCGGCTGACCACCCCGCACGGCGAGTTCCAGGCCACCAACGTGCTGCTGGCGACCGGTGCTTCTCAGGTCGGTCCGCTGAACTGGTTTCGTCGTCGAATGGCGCCGGTGGGCAGCTTTATCGTGGTGACCGAACCGTTATCTCCCGATCAGTGCGCCCAGCTCATTCCTCAGCGTCGCGCCTGCGTCACCAGCCGCATCATCGGCCACTATTTTCGACTCACCCCGGATGACCGCCTGCTCTTTGGCGGGCGCGCCCGCTTTGCCATGTCCGGCGGCAAATCCGATGCCAAAAGTGGCGAGATCCTGCGCCGCGGCCTGAGTGAAACCTTTCCGCAGCTTGGCGCCACGCCGCTGTCGTACTGCTGGGGCGGGCTGGTGGACATGAGCCGTGACCGCCTGCCGCATGCCGGGCGCCATGACGGCATGTATTACGTCATGGGGTTCAGCGGCCATGGCGTGCAGATGTCGGTACACATGGGGCGCCTGCTGGCCGAGATGATGCTGGGCCAGCGCAAGGAATATCCCTGGCAGGGCGATGACTGGCCGGCCATTCCCGGCCATTTTGGCAAACCCTGGTTTTTACCTCTGGTGGGCGGCTGGTACCGCCTGCAGGACCGGCTGCACTAG
- a CDS encoding ABC transporter substrate-binding protein: MTHNKHGDDGFVSPEQSLQVYRAMQAGLSRRQALKMLGAAGIMAAGSGLWPGMATSWASEGAAQGTPKRGGRIRVAAHTSSSGESLDPALGSTAIDYVRAYTFYSGLTQFNEQLEPQPALAESFETTDNGGHWILTLRQGVTFHDGKPLTPQDVIYSMMRHKDPSVGSKALSQVNQLESVKALDDRRVEFTLASPNIELPSILAIPHLVIVPDGTTDFSKGIGTGPFKCQEFRPGVRSVAVRYEDYWRDGHPYLDAIELVGISDESARVNALLSGDVQMINNLTGRNADRVKQIEGRRVKATNSGNYTDLVMRVDQQPGSRPEFVEAMKYLFDREQIKRVALRGYGEIANDQPISPASPYYFDGLPQREYDPERAASLLKKAGVAGARVPIVVSPAANYSMEMGQLLQQSAAQAGLTINLDRVPSDGYWSNHWMKHPLGFGNVNPRPTANILLTQFFASSAPWNESGWKNEQFDQLLVAARSEPDLAKRQQMYADMQTLIHNKCGIGIPVFLSDVEGYDARLGGMDRTIPLGSFMGYMFAEYVWWNA; the protein is encoded by the coding sequence ATGACACACAATAAACATGGTGATGACGGCTTCGTCTCCCCCGAGCAGAGTCTGCAGGTCTATCGTGCCATGCAGGCCGGCCTGTCACGTCGTCAGGCGCTGAAAATGCTTGGCGCTGCCGGCATCATGGCAGCCGGTAGCGGGCTGTGGCCCGGTATGGCCACGAGCTGGGCCAGTGAAGGCGCGGCGCAGGGCACCCCCAAACGTGGCGGGCGTATCCGGGTGGCCGCACACACCTCCTCTTCCGGCGAATCACTCGACCCGGCTCTGGGCTCGACCGCCATCGATTACGTTCGTGCCTATACCTTTTATAGTGGTCTGACCCAGTTCAATGAGCAGCTTGAACCCCAGCCGGCGCTGGCAGAGTCGTTTGAAACGACCGACAACGGCGGTCACTGGATCCTTACCTTGCGCCAGGGCGTGACCTTCCATGATGGCAAACCGTTGACGCCGCAGGACGTCATCTACTCGATGATGCGTCACAAGGACCCGTCGGTTGGCTCCAAGGCGCTGTCGCAGGTCAATCAGCTTGAAAGCGTCAAGGCGCTGGACGATCGACGCGTCGAATTTACGCTTGCCTCACCCAACATCGAGCTACCCTCGATTCTGGCCATTCCGCATCTGGTCATCGTGCCCGACGGCACCACCGATTTCTCGAAGGGCATCGGCACCGGACCGTTCAAGTGTCAGGAGTTTCGTCCCGGCGTGCGCTCGGTCGCAGTGCGCTACGAGGATTACTGGCGTGATGGGCATCCGTATCTGGACGCCATTGAACTGGTGGGGATCAGCGATGAGTCGGCACGCGTCAATGCGCTGCTCTCCGGCGATGTCCAGATGATCAACAACCTGACCGGGCGCAACGCCGATCGGGTCAAGCAGATTGAGGGACGCCGGGTCAAGGCCACCAACTCGGGCAACTACACCGACCTTGTCATGCGCGTCGATCAGCAGCCCGGCAGCCGCCCCGAGTTTGTCGAGGCGATGAAGTATCTCTTTGATCGCGAGCAGATCAAGCGTGTGGCCCTGCGCGGCTATGGCGAGATCGCCAACGATCAGCCGATCTCCCCGGCCTCGCCCTACTATTTTGATGGCCTGCCCCAGCGTGAATACGACCCCGAGCGGGCCGCGTCGCTTCTGAAAAAGGCCGGCGTGGCCGGTGCACGTGTGCCGATCGTGGTGTCGCCGGCGGCCAACTACTCCATGGAGATGGGACAGCTGCTGCAGCAGTCGGCGGCACAGGCCGGGCTGACCATCAATCTTGATCGGGTGCCAAGCGATGGCTACTGGTCCAACCACTGGATGAAGCACCCGCTGGGCTTTGGCAACGTTAACCCGCGACCCACGGCCAACATCCTGCTGACGCAGTTTTTTGCCTCCAGTGCGCCCTGGAACGAATCAGGCTGGAAAAACGAGCAGTTTGATCAGCTGCTGGTGGCGGCTCGAAGCGAGCCGGATCTTGCCAAACGCCAGCAGATGTATGCCGACATGCAGACGTTGATCCACAACAAGTGCGGCATCGGCATCCCGGTCTTTCTAAGCGACGTCGAGGGCTATGACGCCCGTCTCGGCGGCATGGATCGCACCATTCCGCTGGGCAGCTTCATGGGCTACATGTTCGCTGAATACGTCTGGTGGAACGCTTAA
- a CDS encoding ABC transporter permease, with product MRNTMSRLVLGRLSSSLLTLFLVSLVIFAITSLLPGDTAQQILGQFATPEQVAALRIEMGLDQPALLRYWHWLSGFVTGDLGQSASNGMAVAQLMNDRLPNSLLLAAITTAISVPIALIMGLVAAMRRGGNVDRALNVVTLSMVAVPEFLVATLAVLIFAVHLGWLPALSYVSTVDSFGDFVRIYAMPVLTLCCVLIAQMARMTRAALIDQLDSAYIEMARLKGVPPMRRVLRHALPNAIGPIANAVALSLSYLLGGVIIVETIFNYPGIASLMVDAVSNRDLALVQACAMLFCGAYLILVMVADLCAILSNPRLRNR from the coding sequence ATGCGCAACACCATGTCCAGACTGGTGCTGGGACGGCTGTCCTCAAGTCTTTTGACGCTGTTTCTGGTGTCCCTGGTGATCTTTGCCATTACCTCCCTGCTGCCGGGCGACACCGCCCAGCAGATTCTGGGTCAATTTGCCACGCCCGAGCAGGTGGCCGCCCTGCGTATCGAAATGGGGCTCGATCAGCCGGCACTGCTGCGCTATTGGCACTGGCTAAGCGGATTCGTGACCGGCGACCTGGGGCAGTCGGCCAGCAATGGCATGGCGGTGGCACAGCTCATGAACGACCGGCTGCCCAATTCGCTGCTGCTGGCGGCCATCACCACCGCCATTTCCGTGCCCATTGCCCTGATCATGGGGCTGGTGGCAGCCATGCGCCGTGGCGGCAACGTGGACCGGGCACTGAACGTGGTCACGCTGTCCATGGTGGCGGTACCGGAGTTTCTGGTGGCAACGCTGGCCGTTTTGATCTTTGCCGTGCACCTGGGCTGGCTGCCGGCGCTCTCATATGTCTCGACCGTCGACAGCTTTGGTGACTTCGTGCGGATCTATGCCATGCCGGTGCTGACGCTTTGCTGCGTGCTGATCGCACAGATGGCGCGCATGACCCGGGCGGCCCTGATCGACCAGCTCGACAGCGCCTATATCGAGATGGCGCGGCTCAAGGGAGTACCGCCCATGCGTCGCGTGCTGCGCCACGCCCTGCCCAATGCGATCGGTCCGATCGCCAATGCCGTGGCGCTGAGCCTCTCCTATCTGCTGGGCGGTGTCATCATCGTCGAGACGATCTTCAACTATCCGGGTATCGCCAGTCTGATGGTGGATGCCGTGTCCAATCGGGACCTCGCCCTGGTTCAGGCCTGCGCCATGCTCTTTTGCGGCGCCTACCTGATTCTGGTGATGGTGGCCGATCTGTGCGCGATCCTGTCCAACCCGAGGCTGCGAAACCGATGA